A genome region from Flavobacterium sp. CFS9 includes the following:
- a CDS encoding efflux RND transporter periplasmic adaptor subunit: MKVKNLVYALLIIVLGGFIAYRVVSNKKKNDESKKFGDKDTPTTVTGIVVKTATFDNNLSLSGSIEANEQIEIRSEVSGIVEGIYFNEGSFVNKGQVLFKVNDIELKAQLRQAVTREGLAAENERRAKLLLQKEAISQEEFDVAKADHASAQAQSQLIRAQIAKTSVKAPFSGKVGLRSISPGTYITPTVLVAKLVNTGKLKITFSIPEKYASQVKSGSVIDFSVSGSDKVYTAKIYAIEPEVEVATRTLQIRAIADNVDGKLFPGTFADVKLPLNIVKDAIVVPSEAIIPVQSGKKVYIANMGKAKEVMVDATTRTDSSILILSGLKAGDTLITSGVMSLKNEASIKVNVKK; the protein is encoded by the coding sequence ATGAAAGTAAAAAACTTAGTTTACGCCCTACTGATCATTGTGTTAGGAGGTTTTATTGCCTACAGAGTCGTGTCGAATAAAAAGAAAAACGACGAATCGAAAAAGTTTGGAGACAAAGACACTCCTACTACAGTAACCGGAATAGTGGTGAAAACCGCTACCTTCGACAACAATCTGTCACTATCAGGTTCGATCGAAGCCAATGAGCAGATTGAGATTCGGAGTGAAGTTTCGGGAATCGTTGAAGGGATTTATTTCAATGAAGGCAGTTTTGTAAACAAAGGACAGGTACTTTTTAAGGTAAATGACATCGAATTAAAAGCACAGCTTAGACAAGCCGTAACCCGCGAAGGTCTGGCTGCGGAAAATGAGAGAAGAGCAAAATTACTACTTCAGAAAGAAGCGATCAGTCAGGAAGAATTTGACGTTGCTAAAGCAGATCATGCCTCTGCACAAGCACAAAGTCAGTTAATCAGAGCTCAGATCGCTAAAACTTCAGTTAAAGCTCCTTTCTCAGGAAAAGTTGGTTTGCGATCTATTTCTCCGGGAACCTACATCACTCCTACCGTTCTGGTTGCCAAACTGGTAAACACCGGTAAGCTAAAAATTACCTTTTCAATCCCTGAAAAGTATGCTTCACAAGTAAAATCCGGATCTGTTATTGATTTTAGCGTTTCAGGTTCTGATAAAGTTTATACCGCAAAAATATACGCCATCGAGCCGGAAGTTGAAGTAGCGACACGCACGCTGCAAATTCGTGCTATTGCGGATAATGTAGACGGAAAGCTTTTCCCGGGAACTTTTGCTGATGTAAAACTGCCTCTTAACATTGTAAAAGATGCCATTGTAGTGCCATCAGAAGCTATAATTCCGGTGCAAAGCGGTAAAAAAGTATACATTGCCAATATGGGCAAAGCCAAAGAAGTAATGGTGGATGCTACGACAAGAACAGATTCTTCTATTCTAATTCTCTCAGGATTAAAGGCTGGAGATACTTTGATTACCAGCGGTGTAATGTCTCTTAAAAATGAAGCATCAATAAAAGTGAATGTAAAGAAGTAA
- a CDS encoding PAS domain-containing protein — protein sequence MDNRITRPTPSDREVDWNKTKVLLSKTDTKGTILYANEAFIDVSGYDEHELIGHAHNIVRHPDMPKVIFKFLWDSIKSSQNIHVIIKNMSKTGRFYWVVTDFKIIADGDGEIVGYFGTRKSVPEEIITKFIDPLYKKLLHIEEVSGMGAAEDYLIGFLEERKKTYMEYVDHLIATGKDDKNKISKGLFSGLFEKKATPKK from the coding sequence ATGGACAACAGAATTACCCGCCCGACTCCATCCGACAGAGAAGTCGACTGGAACAAAACAAAAGTATTATTAAGTAAAACAGATACAAAAGGAACCATTTTATATGCAAATGAGGCATTTATTGATGTTTCGGGGTATGATGAGCATGAATTAATCGGTCACGCTCATAATATTGTCCGTCATCCGGATATGCCAAAAGTAATTTTTAAATTTCTATGGGACAGTATTAAGTCAAGTCAGAATATCCATGTCATAATCAAAAACATGTCTAAAACGGGACGATTCTATTGGGTGGTAACCGATTTTAAGATTATCGCCGATGGTGATGGTGAAATTGTTGGCTACTTCGGAACCCGAAAATCAGTGCCCGAAGAAATTATTACTAAGTTTATTGACCCTCTGTATAAAAAACTGCTGCACATTGAAGAAGTAAGCGGAATGGGTGCTGCGGAAGATTATCTGATTGGCTTTTTAGAAGAACGCAAAAAAACATACATGGAATATGTTGATCATCTAATTGCTACCGGAAAAGACGACAAGAATAAAATAAGCAAAGGTCTTTTTAGTGGTCTTTTTGAAAAGAAAGCAACTCCTAAAAAATAG
- the recG gene encoding ATP-dependent DNA helicase RecG, whose protein sequence is MSNNLLETPIEYLKGVGPSRGQLLRKELGIHKYGDLVNFFPNRYIDRTRYYKINELQNTGSEVQIIGKIINIKTVEFAKNKKRLVATFVDDTGQMDLNWFQGHKWIRESLKLNEVCVIFGKCSLYGSQFSMAHPEIELWNEHERSLRSAMQPVYPSTETLANKGISNRTINKLMEQLFLETQALFTETFPAYLIEELRLISKRAALFNIHFPKSTDALAKAQYRLKFEELFFIQLQLITKNLIRKHKIKGHPFTKVGTFFNEFYQHHLPFSLTNAQKRVIKEIRSDMGSNAQMNRLLQGDVGSGKTIVAFMSMLLAIDNGFQACLMAPTEILANQHFIGLSELAKTLNINIKLLTGSSKTAARKIIHEELENGSLQILIGTHALLEDKVKFQNLGLAVIDEQHRFGVEQRSKLWKKNDIPPHILVMTATPIPRTLAMSLYGDLDISVIDELPPGRKPIQTVHRYDSNRLKVWKFLRDEIALGRQIYIVYPLIQESEKMDFKDLMDGYESISRDFPLPQYAISILHGKMKPADKDAEMKRFSEGKTNIMVATTVIEVGVNVPNASVMIIESAERFGLSQLHQLRGRVGRGAEQSYCILMTSFKLSSDSKTRMETMVQTNDGFEIAEVDLKLRGPGDLMGTQQSGVLNLQIADIVRDRDILGLARNYAMKILKEDGPLQKPEHAILKAVFIELTKKKNIWNYIS, encoded by the coding sequence ATGTCCAATAATCTCCTTGAAACTCCCATTGAATACCTAAAAGGCGTTGGTCCCAGTCGTGGGCAGCTGCTTCGAAAGGAACTGGGCATTCATAAATATGGGGATTTGGTTAATTTTTTTCCGAACAGATATATAGACCGAACGCGTTATTACAAAATTAACGAGCTTCAGAATACAGGCTCTGAGGTACAGATTATTGGAAAAATAATTAATATCAAAACCGTTGAATTTGCCAAGAATAAAAAGCGTCTGGTAGCTACTTTTGTAGATGATACGGGGCAAATGGACCTAAACTGGTTTCAGGGCCATAAATGGATTCGTGAGAGTCTGAAGCTGAATGAAGTTTGTGTGATTTTTGGAAAATGTTCTTTATACGGAAGCCAATTTAGTATGGCGCATCCGGAAATTGAATTATGGAACGAACATGAAAGAAGTCTTCGTTCAGCCATGCAGCCTGTTTATCCATCCACGGAAACGCTGGCTAACAAGGGAATTTCGAACCGCACCATTAATAAACTAATGGAGCAGCTGTTTCTGGAAACTCAGGCTTTATTCACCGAAACTTTTCCGGCTTATCTAATCGAAGAATTAAGGCTTATTTCTAAAAGAGCGGCTTTATTCAACATCCATTTTCCTAAAAGCACCGATGCTTTAGCGAAAGCGCAATACCGACTCAAATTTGAGGAATTGTTTTTTATACAGCTTCAATTAATTACTAAAAACCTGATCCGAAAGCATAAAATAAAAGGGCATCCTTTTACGAAAGTTGGAACATTTTTTAATGAGTTCTATCAGCATCATTTACCCTTTAGCTTAACAAATGCGCAAAAAAGAGTAATCAAAGAGATTCGCTCTGATATGGGAAGCAATGCCCAGATGAACCGATTGTTGCAGGGAGACGTAGGTTCGGGAAAGACAATTGTGGCTTTTATGAGCATGCTTTTGGCGATAGACAATGGTTTTCAGGCGTGCTTAATGGCTCCTACAGAAATCCTTGCCAATCAGCATTTTATCGGATTGTCTGAATTGGCTAAAACACTAAATATCAACATTAAACTCTTAACTGGTTCAAGTAAAACTGCAGCCCGAAAAATAATCCACGAAGAACTTGAAAACGGAAGTTTGCAGATCCTGATTGGTACACATGCGCTACTGGAAGACAAGGTGAAGTTTCAGAATCTGGGACTTGCCGTAATTGACGAACAGCATCGTTTTGGCGTAGAACAGCGCTCGAAATTGTGGAAGAAAAACGACATTCCTCCGCATATTTTAGTCATGACGGCTACTCCTATTCCGAGAACTTTGGCCATGAGTTTGTACGGAGACTTAGATATTTCTGTAATTGACGAATTACCACCCGGACGAAAACCGATTCAAACCGTACATCGATACGACAGTAATCGTTTGAAAGTATGGAAGTTTTTACGTGATGAAATCGCTCTGGGAAGACAGATTTATATTGTTTATCCGCTGATTCAGGAATCGGAAAAAATGGATTTTAAAGATTTAATGGACGGTTACGAGAGTATTTCGCGTGATTTTCCATTGCCTCAATACGCTATTTCTATTCTCCACGGAAAAATGAAACCTGCTGATAAAGATGCTGAAATGAAGCGTTTCTCTGAAGGTAAAACCAATATCATGGTAGCCACTACCGTGATTGAAGTTGGTGTAAATGTACCTAATGCCAGTGTTATGATCATTGAAAGCGCAGAACGTTTTGGACTATCGCAGCTGCACCAGTTACGCGGACGTGTGGGGCGTGGTGCTGAACAGAGTTATTGTATTCTGATGACGAGTTTCAAATTAAGCTCCGACAGTAAAACACGAATGGAAACCATGGTTCAGACCAACGATGGTTTTGAAATTGCCGAAGTAGACCTAAAATTACGTGGCCCGGGAGATTTAATGGGGACACAACAAAGCGGGGTCTTAAACCTTCAAATTGCTGATATTGTTCGCGACAGGGATATTCTGGGTCTCGCCCGTAACTATGCCATGAAAATTCTAAAAGAAGACGGACCGCTTCAAAAACCGGAACACGCCATACTTAAAGCTGTTTTTATCGAACTGACTAAGAAGAAGAATATTTGGAATTATATTAGTTAA
- a CDS encoding bestrophin family protein, translating to MISYNTKDWFSFIFHFHKSDTVRKLLPIMIAIGIYSSIVGYLEISYFKIGKNDYIHNIPIMHGMLGFVISLLLVFRTNTAYDRWWEGRKLWGGLVNNSRNLAIKLSVMLKEENDKKFFRKFIPAYASVLHKHLHDSDTGKQLFEDVDLEIDHHKHKPNQVKRIIFQKINDLYEDNKISGEQLIILNEELQSFTDICGACERIKNTPIPYSYSAFIKKFIFFYTMTLPFGYSVSLGYYVAPVVVFIFYVLASLELIAEEIEDPFGDDENDLPTKKISENIKKHIEELI from the coding sequence ATGATTTCATACAACACCAAAGATTGGTTCTCTTTTATTTTTCATTTTCATAAATCGGATACCGTTAGAAAACTGCTTCCGATTATGATTGCCATCGGAATTTACTCTTCAATTGTTGGATATTTGGAAATCTCTTATTTTAAAATTGGTAAAAACGATTATATCCATAACATCCCGATCATGCACGGGATGTTGGGTTTTGTGATCTCCTTATTATTGGTTTTCAGAACCAATACGGCTTACGATCGCTGGTGGGAAGGACGAAAACTTTGGGGAGGACTTGTGAACAACAGCCGAAATCTGGCCATTAAACTTTCGGTAATGCTGAAAGAGGAAAATGATAAAAAGTTCTTCAGAAAATTTATTCCTGCCTATGCTTCCGTATTGCACAAACACCTGCACGATTCTGATACCGGAAAACAGCTTTTTGAAGATGTAGATTTAGAAATCGATCATCACAAGCATAAACCGAATCAGGTTAAAAGAATAATTTTTCAAAAAATAAATGATCTCTATGAAGACAATAAAATCAGTGGAGAACAACTTATTATTTTAAACGAGGAGTTACAATCATTTACAGACATCTGCGGTGCCTGCGAGCGAATCAAAAACACCCCTATTCCCTACTCCTACAGTGCTTTCATCAAAAAGTTTATCTTTTTTTACACGATGACACTTCCTTTTGGTTATTCGGTAAGCCTGGGTTATTATGTGGCTCCTGTTGTGGTTTTTATCTTTTATGTACTGGCAAGTTTAGAACTTATTGCCGAAGAAATCGAAGATCCGTTTGGTGATGATGAAAACGATCTGCCAACAAAAAAAATCTCCGAAAACATTAAAAAACACATTGAAGAACTGATTTAG
- a CDS encoding efflux RND transporter permease subunit: protein MSLSTTSIKRPVLTIVLNLLIILFGFIGYTFLGVREFPSIDPAQVSIRTNYTGANSDIIESQITEPLEKAVNAIDGIRNITSSSNQGSSNITIEFNLDKNLEEAANDVRDKVSQAIRSLPQDIDAPPVVSKADADSDAIISMTVQSDTRSSLELSDYAENVISQRLETIPGVSGVQIWGQKRYAMRLWIDPVKLTAYKCTVSDVRNALNSQNVELPSGKLTGNNTELTVKTVGNLSKPEEFNNIIIRTDGDKIVRLSDIGGAELGPENIETKLSQSGLPMIGLAIVPMPGANYLDISSEFYKKYEALKKDLPKDIKLNIALDNTVFVKKSVLEVAETLGISIILVIIIIYLFFRDWAIAFRPLIDIPVSLIATFFIMWLFGFSINVLTLLAIVLATGLVVDDGIVVTENIFKKVEEGMSPIEAAIKGSNEIFYAVISISVTLAAVFLPVIFLEGFVGRLFREFGVVIGAAVLISAFVSLTLTPMLNAYLMKGGEQKKSKFYVKTEPFFEKLNSGYADSLNRFIAKKWLSFPILIACFGLIYLFFTILPKETAPYDDRSSVTMRMTTPEGSSYEYTDRFMQEISRLVDDSIPEKKVSLVITAPGFGASATNSGFIRLSLVEPDQRKRSQKDIADQLTKMTKRYPDAKTSVIQQPTIAVNRRGGLPIQYIIQAPNFEKLREKIPVFMEEVGKSDVFSVTDVNLKFNKPEINVSIDREKAESLGISILDIAQTLQLSLSGQRFGYFIKNGKQYQVIGQFDQKDRSKPLDLTSMFVKNKSGELIQMDNVVKIEEQSNPPQLYHNNRYMSATVSAGLAPGKSISDGIQEMDRIKAKVLNDTFTTDLSGESRDFVESSSNTSFAFGLALLLIFLILAAQFESFIDPLIIILTVPMAVAGALFSLWLFNQTWNIFSQIGTVMLIGLVTKNGILIVEFANQLREQGKPKLEAILEASEARLRPILMTSLAIALGALPIAMSLGAASTSRIGMGVVIVGGTIFSLALTLFVIPAIYLMWSKARKHYPEFDHIDEYERNTK, encoded by the coding sequence ATGAGTTTATCAACAACCAGTATAAAAAGACCTGTTTTAACCATCGTACTGAATCTTTTGATCATTCTGTTCGGTTTCATTGGTTATACCTTTTTGGGGGTTAGGGAATTCCCTTCAATCGACCCTGCGCAGGTTTCTATCCGAACCAATTATACCGGAGCTAATTCCGACATTATAGAATCTCAGATCACTGAACCTCTTGAAAAAGCGGTCAACGCCATCGACGGGATTCGAAACATAACTTCTTCCAGTAATCAGGGAAGCAGTAACATCACCATAGAGTTTAATCTGGACAAAAATCTGGAAGAAGCAGCAAACGACGTTCGTGACAAAGTTTCTCAGGCCATCAGAAGTTTACCGCAGGATATCGATGCTCCGCCGGTAGTCTCTAAGGCTGATGCCGACAGTGACGCCATTATATCGATGACGGTTCAAAGTGACACCAGAAGTTCTTTGGAATTGAGTGATTATGCGGAGAATGTGATTTCTCAACGTCTGGAAACGATTCCGGGAGTCAGCGGTGTTCAGATCTGGGGACAGAAACGTTACGCCATGCGTTTATGGATTGATCCTGTAAAACTTACTGCTTATAAATGCACTGTATCTGATGTGCGTAATGCTTTAAATTCCCAAAATGTCGAATTACCTTCAGGAAAACTAACGGGAAACAATACCGAATTAACTGTGAAAACGGTTGGTAACCTTTCAAAACCGGAAGAATTCAACAACATTATCATTCGTACTGATGGAGATAAAATTGTGCGTTTAAGCGATATTGGAGGAGCCGAATTAGGTCCGGAAAACATCGAAACTAAACTAAGTCAATCCGGTTTACCTATGATTGGTCTTGCTATAGTACCGATGCCGGGAGCCAATTATCTGGACATCTCATCTGAATTCTACAAAAAATACGAAGCCTTAAAAAAGGATCTTCCAAAAGATATTAAACTTAATATTGCACTGGACAATACCGTCTTTGTGAAAAAATCAGTACTTGAAGTTGCCGAAACTTTAGGTATATCAATTATTCTGGTAATCATCATTATCTACTTGTTTTTCAGAGACTGGGCTATCGCATTCAGACCCTTAATTGACATTCCTGTTTCGTTGATTGCGACATTTTTCATCATGTGGCTTTTTGGCTTTTCGATCAACGTTTTAACCCTGCTGGCTATTGTTTTAGCAACCGGTCTGGTGGTAGACGACGGGATTGTAGTAACCGAAAATATCTTCAAAAAAGTCGAAGAAGGCATGTCGCCGATTGAGGCCGCGATTAAAGGATCTAATGAAATATTCTATGCCGTAATCTCGATTTCGGTGACCCTTGCAGCCGTATTTTTACCGGTAATCTTTTTAGAAGGATTTGTGGGCCGACTCTTTAGGGAATTTGGTGTCGTCATTGGAGCTGCCGTTTTAATCTCGGCTTTTGTATCCTTGACTTTAACACCTATGTTGAATGCCTACCTGATGAAAGGCGGAGAACAGAAAAAATCTAAGTTCTATGTAAAAACCGAACCTTTCTTTGAAAAACTAAACAGTGGTTATGCGGATTCTCTAAATCGTTTTATTGCAAAAAAATGGCTTAGTTTCCCTATTCTGATTGCTTGTTTTGGATTGATCTATTTGTTTTTTACCATCCTGCCAAAAGAAACGGCGCCTTATGACGATCGTAGTTCTGTAACCATGCGTATGACTACACCAGAAGGATCTTCTTATGAATATACCGATCGTTTTATGCAGGAGATTTCCAGATTGGTAGACGATTCTATTCCGGAGAAAAAAGTGAGTTTGGTTATCACTGCACCGGGCTTTGGAGCTTCGGCTACTAACTCAGGTTTTATCAGACTTTCATTAGTTGAACCGGATCAGAGAAAAAGATCTCAGAAAGATATTGCAGATCAATTGACCAAAATGACCAAACGTTATCCTGATGCTAAAACATCTGTAATTCAACAGCCAACCATTGCGGTAAACCGTCGTGGAGGATTACCGATTCAGTACATCATCCAGGCACCGAATTTTGAGAAATTGAGAGAAAAAATTCCGGTTTTTATGGAAGAAGTTGGTAAAAGTGACGTGTTCTCCGTTACTGATGTCAATTTAAAATTCAACAAACCTGAAATCAATGTAAGTATTGACCGTGAAAAGGCTGAAAGTTTAGGAATTTCAATCCTTGACATTGCACAGACTTTACAGCTTTCTTTGAGTGGACAGCGTTTTGGCTATTTTATTAAAAACGGAAAACAATATCAGGTAATTGGTCAGTTTGATCAAAAAGACCGTTCAAAACCGCTGGATCTGACTTCGATGTTTGTAAAGAACAAAAGCGGAGAATTGATTCAGATGGACAATGTCGTTAAAATTGAAGAGCAAAGTAATCCGCCTCAATTGTATCACAACAACCGTTATATGTCAGCAACAGTTTCTGCAGGTTTAGCTCCGGGGAAAAGTATCAGCGACGGTATTCAGGAAATGGACAGAATTAAAGCAAAAGTATTGAACGATACTTTTACAACCGATTTAAGTGGAGAATCCAGAGACTTTGTTGAAAGTAGTTCGAATACTTCTTTCGCCTTTGGACTGGCTTTATTACTGATTTTTTTGATTCTTGCGGCACAGTTTGAGAGTTTTATCGATCCGCTTATCATCATCTTAACCGTACCAATGGCCGTTGCAGGAGCCTTATTCTCGTTATGGCTTTTCAACCAGACCTGGAATATTTTCAGCCAGATTGGAACGGTAATGCTTATTGGATTGGTAACAAAAAATGGTATTTTGATTGTGGAATTTGCCAATCAGCTTCGTGAACAGGGCAAGCCAAAACTGGAAGCTATTCTGGAAGCCTCAGAAGCACGTTTGCGTCCAATTTTAATGACGAGTTTGGCGATAGCTTTAGGAGCTTTACCGATTGCGATGTCACTTGGAGCTGCCTCTACCAGTAGAATTGGTATGGGAGTTGTAATTGTTGGAGGAACCATCTTTTCATTGGCTTTAACCCTATTTGTGATTCCGGCTATTTATTTAATGTGGTCTAAAGCAAGAAAACATTATCCCGAATTTGATCATATAGATGAATATGAAAGAAACACTAAATAA
- a CDS encoding TlpA family protein disulfide reductase, whose amino-acid sequence MLKKLLVGLWMALLVVAISFLFWQNEFKYSLPTPVPQNYKAIAVGSKIDLKCCLADRKPIFIHFFNPDCPCSRFNIPHVSELIKKYGDRINFKIVVLNKERSFSIAEIQKKFDARIPVYFDQAIAKSCGVFSTPQAVLLDGSQNLYYRGNYNKTRYCTNADSNYAQMAIDSLLKQNHSPSFDALALRAYGCSLPKCNK is encoded by the coding sequence ATGCTGAAAAAATTACTTGTTGGTTTATGGATGGCATTGTTGGTTGTTGCTATCTCATTTCTCTTCTGGCAGAATGAATTTAAGTACAGTTTGCCTACACCGGTTCCTCAAAATTACAAAGCGATAGCTGTAGGAAGTAAGATTGATTTAAAATGCTGTTTGGCAGATCGAAAGCCTATTTTTATCCATTTTTTTAACCCTGACTGCCCTTGTTCTCGCTTTAACATTCCTCATGTTTCGGAACTCATTAAAAAATATGGTGACCGGATTAATTTTAAAATTGTGGTGCTTAACAAAGAACGATCTTTCTCCATAGCCGAAATTCAGAAAAAATTTGACGCCAGGATTCCGGTTTACTTCGATCAGGCCATAGCAAAGAGCTGTGGTGTATTCTCAACCCCGCAGGCTGTTCTTTTGGATGGTTCTCAGAATTTGTATTATCGCGGAAACTACAATAAAACCAGGTATTGTACCAATGCCGACAGTAATTATGCTCAAATGGCGATTGATTCCTTATTGAAACAAAATCATTCTCCTTCGTTTGATGCCCTAGCTCTAAGAGCTTATGGATGTTCGTTACCAAAATGCAATAAATAA
- a CDS encoding TolC family protein — MKAKILITSLVLLLFCTARISAQEVLTIEDAMKIALENNFEIKIAKNSLKISETNVTVGNAGMLPRATASVTDNNSVTNSSQTRQDGTTTSLRNAKNNSLAYGVSLGWTVFDGMKMFAKLDQLKELQKLGDSEMKRVILVKIGQVNSAYFDLVQQQQQLSALDTTIVISKQRLTLAQNRFSIGKASKLEVLNAQVDLNSDQVALLRQKESYANAKILLNQYLARDPKINFTVTNVVTVDNKLVLVDLIELAHKQNPALESQIINKRIAELQLKQVKADRYPVVNLTSGYNFNESQSSLGFTSQNSSKGFNYGFNATLNVFDGFNQHRNEKIAKLQIENSQIAIDQQNMILDTQLSTAFQTYLTNLELIGLEEDNVTIAKQNLDITLDKFRIGTITTLDFRTAQLNYVNAKVRHSNAQFQAKLSEIALKELAGNINF; from the coding sequence ATGAAAGCTAAAATACTCATAACAAGTCTCGTTTTATTGTTGTTCTGTACAGCAAGAATCAGTGCGCAGGAAGTCTTAACCATTGAAGACGCCATGAAGATCGCCTTGGAGAATAATTTCGAAATTAAGATTGCCAAAAACAGCCTTAAAATAAGCGAAACCAATGTAACGGTTGGAAACGCCGGGATGTTACCAAGAGCTACAGCTTCGGTAACCGACAATAACAGTGTTACCAACTCGTCGCAAACACGTCAGGACGGAACTACAACTTCTTTAAGAAATGCCAAAAACAACAGTTTAGCCTACGGTGTAAGCCTGGGATGGACGGTTTTTGACGGAATGAAAATGTTTGCCAAACTGGATCAGCTCAAAGAATTGCAAAAACTGGGTGATTCTGAAATGAAAAGAGTGATACTGGTCAAAATTGGACAGGTCAACAGCGCTTATTTTGATTTGGTACAACAGCAACAGCAATTGTCAGCATTAGACACCACAATTGTAATTTCGAAACAAAGATTAACTCTGGCACAAAACCGCTTTAGTATTGGAAAGGCCTCAAAACTGGAAGTATTAAACGCTCAGGTTGATTTAAACTCCGATCAGGTTGCTTTGCTGAGACAAAAAGAATCCTATGCCAATGCTAAAATCTTACTCAACCAATATCTGGCACGTGATCCTAAAATAAATTTTACCGTAACCAATGTCGTTACTGTAGATAATAAACTCGTTTTAGTCGATTTAATAGAATTGGCTCACAAGCAAAATCCGGCTTTAGAATCGCAGATTATTAACAAACGTATTGCAGAACTTCAGCTAAAACAAGTAAAAGCAGACCGCTATCCGGTAGTAAACCTGACTTCGGGATACAACTTTAATGAAAGCCAGTCCAGTCTTGGGTTTACAAGTCAGAACTCCTCTAAAGGTTTTAACTATGGTTTTAATGCTACGCTAAACGTTTTTGACGGTTTCAACCAGCACCGAAATGAAAAGATAGCGAAACTACAAATCGAAAATTCGCAGATTGCCATAGATCAGCAAAACATGATCCTGGACACTCAATTGAGCACCGCTTTTCAAACGTATTTAACCAATCTGGAATTAATTGGATTAGAAGAAGACAACGTGACGATTGCCAAACAAAATTTAGATATTACTTTAGATAAATTCAGAATCGGAACTATTACCACATTGGATTTCAGAACGGCTCAATTGAACTATGTAAATGCAAAAGTACGCCACAGCAATGCACAGTTTCAGGCAAAATTATCTGAGATTGCTTTGAAAGAATTAGCCGGAAATATCAATTTTTAA